A genomic segment from Stenotrophomonas maltophilia encodes:
- a CDS encoding efflux RND transporter permease subunit, which produces MNLSGPFIRRPIGTALLAIGLFMVGLICYLRLGVSALPNIEIPVIFVHASQSGADAATMASTVTAPLERHLGQLPGIDRMRSSSSEGSSLVFMIFQSGHNIDSAALDVQTAINSAQADLPSGMGSPMYQKANPNDDPVIAIALTSQTQSADELYNVADSLLAQRIRQISGVASVDIAGASTPAVRVDVNLRLMNALGLTADDLRNAVRAANVTSPTGFLSDGNTTTAIIANDSVARAADFADLVVKTQGDGRVIRLKDIANVYDGQQDAYQAAWFDHKPAVVMYVFTRAGANIVETVDRVKAQIPTLRDYLQPGTTMTPYFDRTPTIRSSLHEVQITLLISLAMVVLTMALFLRRLAPTLIAAVTVPLSLAGAALVMYVMGFTLNNLSLLALVIAIGFVVDDAIVVIENIMRHLDEGMPRMQAALTGAREIGFTIVSITASLVAVFIPLLFASGMMGAFFREFTVTLVAAIVVSMIVSLTLTPALCSRFLSAHDHSAPPSRFGRWLDAGHERMLRIYTVFLDFSLRHALLMSLTPLILIGVTVFLFGAVKKGAFPPQDTGLIWGRANSSATVSFEDMVARQRRITDMLMGDPAVKTVGVRLGSGRQGSSAQFNIELKSRSDGRRETTAHALARLSAKADRYPDLQLRLRAIQDLPSNDGGGSSQGAQYRISLQGNDLAALQEWLPKLQAELKKNPKLRDVGTDVDNAGLRQNIQIDRAKAARLGITVGAIDGALYGAFGQRQISTIYSDINQYSVVVNALPSQTATPSALDEVYVRARNGDMVPITAVATQMPGLAPSQITHENQYTTMDLSYNLAPNVSMGEAKAIIDATVAGMRMPGDIRLADDAGFGFNSDPSDMLILVLAAILTVYLVLGMLYESLIHPVTILSTLPAAGVGALLALFGTNTELSVISMIALVLLIGIVKKNAIMMIDFALVAQREHGLAPRDAAREASIVRFRPIMMTTMVAILAAVPLAIGLGEGSELRRPLGIAMIGGLLFSQSLTLLSTPALYVIFSCLAERWRARRARKREAKLLKRAQRA; this is translated from the coding sequence ATGAACCTGTCCGGCCCCTTCATCCGCCGCCCGATCGGCACCGCGCTGCTGGCCATCGGCCTGTTCATGGTCGGCCTGATCTGCTACCTGCGCCTGGGCGTATCGGCGCTGCCGAACATCGAGATCCCGGTGATCTTCGTGCATGCCAGCCAGTCCGGCGCCGATGCGGCGACCATGGCCTCCACGGTCACCGCGCCGCTGGAACGCCATCTCGGCCAGCTGCCGGGCATCGACCGCATGCGCTCGTCGAGCTCGGAAGGCAGCTCGCTGGTATTCATGATCTTCCAGAGCGGCCACAACATCGACTCGGCGGCACTGGACGTACAGACGGCGATCAACTCGGCTCAGGCCGACCTGCCTTCGGGCATGGGGTCACCGATGTACCAGAAGGCGAATCCGAACGACGACCCGGTGATCGCCATCGCGCTGACCTCGCAGACGCAGTCGGCCGATGAGCTGTACAACGTCGCCGACTCGCTGCTGGCACAGCGCATCCGCCAGATCAGCGGTGTCGCTTCGGTCGACATTGCCGGTGCCTCGACGCCAGCGGTACGCGTGGACGTCAACCTGCGCCTGATGAACGCGCTGGGCCTGACCGCCGATGACCTGCGCAACGCCGTACGCGCGGCCAACGTGACCTCGCCCACCGGCTTCCTCAGCGATGGCAACACCACTACCGCGATCATCGCCAACGACTCGGTGGCGCGTGCCGCCGACTTCGCCGACCTGGTGGTCAAGACCCAGGGCGATGGCCGGGTCATCCGCCTGAAGGACATCGCCAATGTCTACGACGGCCAACAGGACGCCTACCAGGCCGCGTGGTTCGACCACAAGCCGGCGGTGGTGATGTATGTGTTCACCCGTGCCGGCGCCAACATCGTGGAGACCGTGGATCGGGTCAAGGCACAGATCCCGACCCTGCGGGACTACCTGCAGCCCGGCACCACGATGACGCCGTACTTCGACCGTACGCCGACCATCCGCTCGTCGCTGCATGAAGTGCAGATCACGCTGCTGATCAGCCTGGCGATGGTGGTACTGACCATGGCGCTGTTCCTGCGCCGGCTGGCACCCACGCTGATCGCCGCGGTGACCGTGCCGCTGTCGCTGGCCGGTGCCGCGCTGGTGATGTACGTGATGGGCTTCACCCTGAACAACCTGAGCCTGCTGGCGCTGGTGATCGCGATCGGCTTCGTGGTCGACGATGCGATCGTGGTGATCGAGAACATCATGCGCCACCTCGACGAGGGCATGCCACGCATGCAGGCGGCGCTGACCGGGGCGCGCGAGATCGGCTTCACCATCGTATCGATCACCGCCTCGCTGGTGGCGGTGTTCATCCCGCTGCTGTTCGCCAGCGGCATGATGGGCGCGTTCTTCCGCGAGTTCACCGTCACCCTGGTGGCGGCCATCGTGGTCTCGATGATCGTCTCGCTGACGCTGACCCCGGCACTGTGCAGCCGCTTCCTCAGTGCGCACGACCACAGCGCGCCACCGTCGCGCTTCGGCCGCTGGCTGGATGCCGGCCACGAGCGCATGCTGCGCATCTACACCGTGTTCCTCGACTTCTCGCTGCGCCACGCGCTGCTGATGTCGCTGACCCCGCTGATCCTGATCGGCGTCACCGTGTTCCTGTTCGGGGCGGTGAAGAAGGGCGCGTTCCCGCCGCAGGACACCGGCCTGATCTGGGGCCGCGCCAACTCCAGCGCCACGGTGTCCTTCGAGGACATGGTCGCCCGCCAGCGCCGCATCACCGACATGCTGATGGGTGACCCGGCGGTGAAAACCGTGGGCGTGCGCCTGGGCAGCGGCCGCCAGGGCTCCAGCGCACAGTTCAACATCGAGTTGAAGTCGCGCAGCGACGGCCGCCGCGAAACCACCGCACATGCATTGGCGCGCCTCAGTGCCAAGGCCGATCGCTACCCGGACCTGCAGCTGCGCCTGCGCGCGATCCAGGATCTGCCCAGCAACGATGGCGGCGGGTCCAGCCAGGGCGCGCAGTACCGCATTTCGCTGCAGGGCAATGACCTGGCCGCATTGCAGGAATGGCTGCCCAAGCTGCAGGCGGAACTGAAGAAGAACCCGAAGCTGCGCGACGTCGGTACCGACGTGGACAATGCCGGCCTGCGCCAGAACATCCAGATCGACCGCGCCAAGGCCGCGCGCCTGGGCATCACGGTAGGTGCCATCGATGGCGCGCTGTACGGTGCGTTCGGCCAGCGCCAGATCTCCACCATCTATTCGGACATCAACCAGTACAGCGTGGTGGTCAACGCCCTGCCCTCGCAGACCGCCACCCCTTCGGCGCTGGATGAGGTGTACGTGCGTGCGCGCAACGGCGACATGGTGCCGATCACCGCGGTGGCTACCCAGATGCCCGGCCTGGCCCCTTCGCAGATCACCCACGAAAACCAGTACACGACGATGGACCTCAGCTACAACCTGGCTCCCAACGTGAGCATGGGTGAGGCCAAGGCGATCATCGATGCCACCGTGGCCGGCATGCGCATGCCCGGCGACATCCGCCTGGCCGACGATGCGGGCTTCGGCTTCAACTCCGACCCCAGCGACATGCTGATCCTGGTGCTGGCGGCGATCCTGACCGTGTACCTGGTGCTGGGCATGCTCTACGAGAGCCTGATCCACCCGGTCACCATCCTGTCCACGCTGCCGGCGGCAGGCGTCGGTGCGCTGCTGGCGCTGTTCGGCACCAACACCGAGCTGTCGGTGATTTCGATGATCGCGCTGGTGCTGCTGATCGGCATCGTCAAGAAGAACGCGATCATGATGATCGACTTCGCACTGGTGGCGCAGCGCGAGCATGGGCTGGCGCCGCGCGATGCCGCACGCGAGGCCAGCATCGTGCGCTTCCGCCCGATCATGATGACCACGATGGTCGCGATCCTGGCAGCTGTGCCGCTGGCGATCGGCCTGGGTGAAGGGTCCGAGCTGCGCCGCCCTCTGGGTATCGCGATGATCGGCGGCCTGCTGTTCTCGCAGAGCCTGACCCTGCTCAGCACGCCGGCGCTGTACGTGATCTTCTCCTGCCTGGCCGAGCGCTGGCGCGCACGTCGCGCACGCAAGCGCGAAGCGAAACTGCTCAAGCGCGCACAGCGGGCATAG
- a CDS encoding efflux RND transporter periplasmic adaptor subunit — translation MSRVWKIVLLVVAVLVLAVVGLRVMGGGKDKAGGAEAGARQGGEDPNAGPVPVTVVDATRQDVPVYASALGTVTAMNTVTVSPQVGGQLMSLNFREGQEVKQGEVLAVIDPRTAQASYDQAAAAKRQNEALLATARSNFQRSNAPEYRQYVAKTDLDTQRNQVAQYESAVAANEASMRSAQVQLQYTKVTAPITGIAGIRAVDAGNVVNAGTALVTLTQIHPIHVLFNLPERQLGDVRQAQAAGTVPVAALDRADSHVLSGDGKLDVVDNLISADSGTFKARALFDNTDNGLWPGQFVNVRMQLRTIAGGVVIPTQAVLRGPDGEYVYIVQGDNTVKMQTVRSGVEVGDSQVQIAEGLKGGERVVSEGQFRLKPGSKVTALKPGETPAAPTEAELKAAEQKNAGGGGRRGGGPR, via the coding sequence ATGTCACGTGTTTGGAAGATCGTGCTGCTGGTCGTGGCAGTGCTGGTGCTGGCCGTGGTCGGCCTGCGCGTCATGGGCGGGGGCAAGGACAAGGCCGGTGGCGCAGAGGCGGGGGCGCGCCAGGGCGGCGAGGATCCGAATGCCGGTCCAGTACCGGTGACCGTGGTGGATGCCACACGCCAGGACGTGCCGGTGTATGCCAGCGCACTGGGCACGGTGACCGCGATGAACACCGTTACCGTCAGCCCGCAGGTCGGCGGCCAGCTGATGAGCCTGAACTTCCGCGAAGGCCAGGAAGTGAAGCAGGGCGAGGTGCTGGCGGTGATCGATCCGCGAACGGCCCAGGCCAGCTATGACCAGGCCGCCGCGGCCAAGCGCCAGAACGAAGCCCTGCTGGCCACCGCGCGCTCCAACTTCCAGCGTTCGAACGCGCCGGAGTATCGCCAGTACGTCGCCAAGACCGATCTGGATACACAGCGAAACCAAGTGGCACAGTACGAAAGCGCGGTCGCAGCGAACGAGGCCAGCATGCGCTCGGCGCAGGTGCAGCTGCAGTACACCAAGGTCACCGCACCGATCACCGGCATCGCCGGCATCCGCGCGGTCGACGCGGGCAACGTGGTCAACGCTGGCACCGCGCTGGTCACGCTGACCCAGATCCATCCGATCCACGTACTGTTCAACCTGCCCGAACGTCAGCTCGGCGACGTGCGCCAGGCGCAGGCCGCCGGTACGGTGCCGGTGGCCGCGCTGGACCGCGCCGATTCGCACGTGTTGTCCGGCGACGGCAAGCTCGACGTGGTCGACAACCTGATCAGTGCCGACAGCGGCACCTTCAAGGCGCGTGCCCTGTTCGACAACACCGACAACGGCCTGTGGCCGGGCCAGTTCGTCAACGTGCGCATGCAGCTGCGTACCATCGCCGGCGGCGTGGTCATCCCCACCCAGGCGGTGCTGCGTGGCCCGGACGGCGAGTACGTCTACATCGTGCAGGGCGACAACACGGTAAAGATGCAGACCGTGCGCAGCGGCGTGGAAGTGGGCGACAGCCAGGTGCAGATCGCCGAAGGCCTGAAGGGCGGCGAGCGGGTGGTCAGTGAAGGCCAGTTCCGCCTGAAGCCGGGCAGCAAGGTCACCGCACTGAAGCCGGGCGAGACGCCGGCCGCACCGACCGAGGCCGAACTGAAGGCGGCCGAACAGAAGAACGCAGGCGGCGGTGGCCGTCGCGGTGGTGGCCCGCGCTGA
- a CDS encoding TonB-dependent siderophore receptor, which yields MPLHPLCRPALLAVSLSLACAAQAQSAPDRVARGRSATDLDAVKVTAERSHAAAGALGDRALRDTPFAISVVGREQIEQRQVVSLGEAFLLDPSVTTQVSAYASGWSSPIRNRGIDLNFDSYRVNGLQVSSWGTEWPLEVMEQIELLKGPGGFLYGFGVPGGIVNYVTKKPTDLPTYSAQLGWREQGIVSGGVDVGGRFGNEQMFGYRFNAYREKGETFNGGRVDRKVGALSLDARLSDTLTWTADGVFQSRDLSGEAPQYYFRGLTSVPRPVAGDVDNGVAGTYYNTRSSLLSTALNWQINSDWKASLSYGVTTSWNDVNKIFAYIDSPNGDYDVNVYELGGKSEWKLAQAQVQGGFRTGKLMHQLVAGLSHQTGLGWDRPYEWSLVGRANLYERSPLRHDAVGSRAMSRGDETVQKAVFASDTVNFGGGWSLLAGWRYSDYETKGRYHTYPVTPTYALMFKPREDVTLYASYIESLEAGSRVGDTYINAGDVLDPTLSKQYEIGAKVEATRWNANVAAFRLERGANIDELTPAGKRLVQDGITLYEGIEASADLHLTDALTLGGGVTWLDPSYDRLSPASASQEGNRTAGAARWNGVLHATYQLPWLDGLESYAVVRYYGDVWYDADNTLKLPDYTLVNAGLGYRMLASGHPVMLRAGVENLANRKYWSNAGVGLPRTFALSVRFDM from the coding sequence ATGCCATTGCACCCACTGTGCCGCCCGGCCCTGCTTGCCGTTTCCCTGTCTCTGGCCTGTGCTGCGCAGGCCCAGTCCGCACCGGATCGTGTCGCCCGCGGCCGCAGCGCCACCGATCTGGATGCGGTAAAGGTCACCGCCGAACGCAGCCACGCCGCTGCCGGTGCCCTCGGTGACCGTGCACTCCGCGATACGCCGTTCGCCATCTCCGTCGTCGGCCGTGAACAGATCGAGCAGCGCCAGGTGGTCTCGCTGGGCGAAGCCTTCCTGCTCGATCCTTCGGTGACCACGCAGGTCAGTGCCTATGCCAGCGGCTGGAGCTCGCCGATCCGCAACCGCGGCATCGACCTGAACTTCGACAGCTACCGGGTCAACGGCCTGCAGGTTTCTTCGTGGGGCACCGAGTGGCCACTGGAAGTGATGGAGCAGATCGAGCTGCTGAAGGGTCCGGGCGGCTTCCTGTATGGCTTCGGCGTGCCCGGCGGTATCGTCAACTACGTGACGAAGAAGCCGACCGACCTGCCGACCTACAGCGCACAGCTGGGCTGGCGCGAACAGGGCATCGTCAGCGGCGGCGTCGACGTGGGCGGCCGCTTCGGCAACGAGCAGATGTTCGGCTACCGCTTCAATGCCTACCGGGAGAAGGGCGAGACCTTCAACGGCGGCCGCGTAGACCGCAAGGTGGGTGCGCTGTCGCTGGACGCGCGCCTGAGTGACACCCTGACCTGGACCGCGGACGGCGTGTTCCAGTCGCGCGACCTCAGCGGCGAGGCGCCGCAGTACTACTTCCGTGGCCTGACCTCGGTCCCACGCCCGGTCGCTGGCGACGTCGACAACGGCGTAGCCGGCACCTACTACAACACCCGCTCCAGCCTGCTGTCGACAGCACTGAACTGGCAGATCAACAGCGACTGGAAGGCCAGCCTCAGTTATGGCGTCACCACTTCGTGGAACGACGTCAACAAGATCTTCGCCTATATCGATTCGCCCAATGGCGACTACGATGTCAACGTCTACGAGCTGGGCGGCAAGAGCGAGTGGAAGCTGGCCCAGGCGCAGGTCCAGGGCGGCTTCCGCACCGGAAAACTGATGCATCAGCTGGTGGCCGGGCTCAGCCACCAGACCGGGCTGGGCTGGGATCGTCCGTACGAATGGAGCCTGGTGGGCCGTGCCAACCTCTATGAGCGCTCGCCACTGCGGCACGACGCGGTGGGTTCGCGGGCAATGAGCCGTGGCGACGAAACCGTGCAGAAGGCGGTATTCGCCAGCGATACGGTCAATTTCGGCGGTGGCTGGTCGCTGCTGGCCGGCTGGCGGTACAGCGATTACGAAACCAAGGGCCGCTACCACACCTACCCGGTAACCCCGACCTATGCGCTGATGTTCAAGCCACGCGAGGACGTCACGCTGTATGCCAGTTACATCGAATCGTTGGAAGCCGGCAGCCGTGTCGGCGATACCTATATCAATGCCGGTGATGTGCTGGATCCGACCCTCAGCAAGCAGTACGAGATCGGCGCCAAGGTTGAGGCCACACGCTGGAATGCGAACGTGGCTGCGTTCCGCCTCGAACGTGGCGCCAACATCGATGAGCTCACTCCGGCCGGCAAGCGCCTGGTGCAGGACGGCATCACCCTGTACGAAGGCATCGAGGCCAGCGCGGACCTGCACCTGACCGACGCGCTGACACTCGGAGGCGGCGTGACGTGGCTGGACCCGAGCTACGACCGGCTGTCCCCGGCCAGCGCATCACAGGAGGGCAACCGCACCGCCGGTGCAGCACGCTGGAACGGCGTGCTGCATGCCACCTACCAGCTGCCATGGCTGGATGGTCTGGAATCCTACGCAGTGGTGCGCTACTACGGTGATGTCTGGTACGACGCCGACAACACCCTGAAGTTGCCCGACTACACACTGGTCAACGCGGGCCTGGGGTATCGCATGCTGGCCTCCGGCCATCCGGTCATGCTGCGCGCCGGCGTCGAGAACCTGGCCAACCGGAAGTACTGGTCCAACGCCGGCGTCGGTCTGCCACGCACGTTTGCACTGAGCGTGCGGTTCGACATGTAA
- a CDS encoding efflux RND transporter permease subunit, whose protein sequence is MGFSTIFIRRPIATSLLMAGLLLLGILGYRKLPVSALPEIDAPSLVVTTQYPGANATTMASLVTTPLERQFGQISGLELMTSDSSAGLSTIILQFSMDRDIDIAAQDVQAAIRQATLPSSLPYQPVYNRVNPADAAIVTLKLTSDTRPLRDVNNYADSILAQRLSQVQGVGLVSIAGNVRPAVRIQVNPAQLSNMGLTLEQLRSALTQANVNAPKGSLNGKTQSYSIGTNDQLASAAEYRDTIISYKNGRPVRLSDVAEVIDGVENDQLAAWADGKPAVLLEVRRQPGANIVQTVERIRAILPQLQGVLPADVHLEIFNDRTETIRASVHEVQFTLILTIGLVVAVIFVFLRRLWATIIPSVAVPLSLAGTFAVMAFAGMSLDNLSLMALVVATGFVVDDAIVMIENIVRYIEQGKSGKEAAEIGARQIGFTVLSLTVSLVAVFLPLLLMPGVTGRLFHEFAWVLSIAVVLSMLISLTLTPMMCAYLLKPDALPEGEDAHERAAAAGKQNLWTRTVGLYEHSLDWVLGHQRLTLAVAGAALVLTVLLYVLIPKGLLPEQDTGLITGVVQADQNIAFPQMEQRTKQVAEALRHDPDVTGVSAFIGAGSMNPTLNQGQLSIVLKERSQRDGLDEILPRLQKAVAGIPGVALYLKPVQDVTLDTRVAATEYQYSLSDVDSATVATQATRLTEALRKRPELADVDNNLSNQGRALELNIDRDKASVLGVPMQTIDDTLYDAFGQRQISTIFTELNQYRVVLEVAPEFRTSTALMEQLAVASNGAGALTGTNATSFGQVTSSNSSTATGIGAQNTGITVGAGNIIPLSALAEGKVSSAPLVVSHQQQLPAVTVSFNVAPGYSLSEAVRAIQETKDSLDMPTHLHAEFIGKAAEFTGSQTDVVWLLLASLVVIYIVLGVLYESYIHPITIISTLPPAGVGALLALMLCGLSLSVDGIVGIVLLIGIVKKNGIMMVDFAIEARRAGANAHEAIRRACLLRFRPIMMTTAAAMLGALPLALGTGIGSELRRPLGIAIVGGLLLSQLVTLYTTPVIYLYMERFSEWLARRREQRALRNGSLQEPQA, encoded by the coding sequence GTGGGCTTTTCGACGATCTTCATCCGCCGCCCGATCGCCACCTCGCTGTTGATGGCGGGCCTGTTGCTGCTGGGCATCCTCGGTTACCGCAAGCTGCCGGTGTCGGCGCTGCCGGAAATCGATGCGCCCAGCCTGGTGGTCACCACCCAGTACCCCGGTGCCAACGCCACCACCATGGCCTCGCTGGTCACCACCCCGCTGGAGCGCCAGTTCGGGCAGATTTCCGGGCTGGAGCTGATGACCTCCGATTCGTCGGCCGGGTTGTCCACGATCATCCTGCAGTTCTCGATGGACCGCGACATCGACATCGCCGCGCAGGACGTGCAGGCGGCGATCCGCCAGGCCACCCTGCCCTCGTCGCTGCCCTACCAGCCGGTCTACAACCGGGTGAACCCGGCCGACGCGGCCATCGTCACCCTGAAGCTGACCTCTGACACGCGCCCGCTGCGCGACGTCAACAATTACGCCGACTCCATCCTGGCCCAGCGCCTGTCGCAGGTGCAGGGCGTCGGCCTGGTTTCGATTGCCGGCAACGTGCGCCCGGCCGTGCGCATCCAGGTCAACCCGGCGCAGCTGTCGAACATGGGCCTGACCCTGGAGCAGCTGCGCAGCGCGTTGACCCAGGCCAATGTCAATGCGCCGAAGGGTTCGTTGAACGGCAAGACGCAGTCCTACAGCATCGGCACCAACGACCAGCTGGCCAGCGCCGCCGAGTACCGCGACACCATCATCAGCTACAAGAACGGCCGCCCGGTGCGGCTGTCGGACGTGGCCGAGGTGATCGATGGCGTGGAGAATGACCAGCTGGCCGCCTGGGCCGATGGCAAACCGGCGGTGCTGCTGGAAGTTCGGCGCCAGCCCGGTGCCAACATCGTGCAGACCGTCGAGCGCATCCGCGCGATCCTGCCGCAGCTGCAGGGCGTGCTGCCGGCCGACGTGCACCTGGAAATCTTCAACGACCGTACCGAGACCATCCGCGCCTCGGTGCATGAAGTGCAGTTCACGCTGATCCTCACCATCGGCCTGGTGGTGGCGGTGATCTTCGTGTTCCTGCGCCGGTTGTGGGCCACGATCATCCCGTCGGTGGCGGTGCCGTTGTCATTGGCCGGCACCTTCGCGGTGATGGCCTTCGCCGGCATGTCGCTGGACAACCTTTCGCTGATGGCGCTGGTGGTGGCCACCGGCTTCGTGGTCGACGATGCGATCGTGATGATCGAGAACATCGTGCGCTATATCGAGCAGGGCAAGAGTGGCAAGGAAGCCGCCGAGATCGGCGCGCGCCAGATCGGCTTCACCGTGCTGTCGCTGACCGTCTCGCTGGTGGCGGTGTTCCTGCCGCTGCTGCTGATGCCCGGCGTCACCGGCCGCCTGTTCCACGAGTTCGCATGGGTACTGAGCATCGCCGTGGTGCTGTCGATGCTGATCTCGCTGACGCTCACCCCGATGATGTGCGCCTACCTGCTCAAGCCCGATGCCCTGCCCGAGGGCGAGGACGCGCATGAGCGCGCGGCGGCGGCCGGCAAGCAGAACCTGTGGACGCGCACCGTCGGCCTGTACGAGCACAGCCTGGACTGGGTGCTGGGCCACCAGCGCCTGACCCTGGCCGTGGCCGGCGCCGCACTGGTGCTGACCGTGCTGCTGTATGTATTGATTCCCAAGGGCCTGCTGCCCGAGCAGGACACCGGCCTGATCACCGGCGTGGTGCAGGCCGACCAGAACATCGCCTTCCCGCAGATGGAGCAGCGCACCAAGCAGGTCGCCGAAGCACTGCGGCACGATCCGGATGTGACCGGCGTATCAGCGTTCATCGGTGCCGGCAGCATGAACCCCACGCTCAACCAGGGCCAGCTGTCGATCGTGCTGAAGGAACGCAGCCAGCGCGATGGCCTGGACGAGATCCTGCCGCGCCTGCAGAAGGCAGTGGCCGGCATTCCGGGCGTGGCGCTGTACCTGAAGCCGGTGCAGGACGTGACCCTGGATACCCGTGTGGCCGCTACCGAGTACCAGTACTCGCTGTCGGACGTGGATTCGGCGACGGTGGCGACCCAGGCCACGCGCCTGACCGAAGCGCTGCGCAAGCGCCCGGAACTGGCGGACGTCGACAACAACCTGTCCAACCAGGGCCGTGCCCTGGAGCTGAACATCGACCGCGACAAGGCCAGCGTGCTGGGCGTGCCGATGCAGACCATCGACGACACGCTCTACGATGCGTTCGGCCAACGCCAGATCTCGACCATCTTCACCGAGCTCAACCAGTACCGCGTGGTGCTGGAAGTGGCGCCGGAATTCCGTACCAGCACGGCGCTGATGGAACAGCTGGCGGTCGCCTCCAACGGTGCCGGCGCACTGACCGGCACCAACGCCACCAGCTTCGGCCAGGTCACCTCGTCGAACTCGTCGACCGCCACCGGCATCGGCGCGCAGAACACCGGCATCACGGTCGGCGCCGGCAACATCATCCCGCTGTCGGCGCTGGCCGAAGGCAAGGTCAGCAGTGCGCCGCTGGTGGTCAGCCACCAGCAGCAGCTGCCGGCGGTGACGGTGTCGTTCAACGTGGCGCCGGGCTATTCGCTGTCCGAGGCCGTGCGTGCGATCCAGGAGACCAAGGACAGCCTGGACATGCCCACCCACCTGCATGCCGAGTTCATCGGCAAGGCCGCCGAGTTCACCGGCAGCCAGACCGATGTGGTGTGGCTGCTGCTGGCGTCGCTGGTGGTGATCTACATCGTGCTGGGCGTGCTGTACGAGAGCTACATCCACCCGATCACGATCATCTCCACGCTGCCACCGGCCGGTGTCGGCGCGCTGCTGGCGCTGATGCTGTGCGGACTGAGCCTGTCGGTGGATGGCATCGTCGGCATCGTGCTGCTGATCGGCATCGTCAAGAAGAACGGCATCATGATGGTCGACTTCGCGATCGAGGCGCGCCGCGCCGGTGCCAACGCGCATGAAGCGATCCGCCGCGCCTGCCTGCTGCGCTTCCGCCCGATCATGATGACCACCGCCGCGGCAATGCTCGGCGCACTGCCGCTGGCGCTGGGCACCGGCATCGGCTCGGAGCTGCGCCGCCCGCTGGGCATCGCCATCGTCGGTGGCCTGCTGCTGTCGCAGCTGGTGACCCTGTACACCACGCCGGTGATCTACCTGTACATGGAACGCTTCTCCGAGTGGCTTGCCCGCCGCCGCGAGCAGCGCGCGCTGCGCAACGGGTCGCTGCAGGAGCCGCAGGCATGA
- a CDS encoding M20 family metallopeptidase, with protein MRRSLLLSALLLALPALAHAQDGQRPEVTAAAQRLQAKVVEWRRDFHQHPELSNREARTSAEVAKRLRAMGLKPKTGIAHHGVVAIIEGGKPGPKIALRADMDALPVTEQTGLPFASKATDQYRGQTVGVMHACGHDAHTATLLGVAEALVAMKKDLPGQVMLIFQPAEEGAPPPEEGGAALMLKEGLFADFKPEAVFGLHVFSSVQVGQIAVRGGPLMAASDRFGIKVIGRQTHGSAPWNGVDPIVATADLVGTAQTIVSRRANLSKQPAVLTFGAINGGIRYNIIPDEVEMVGTIRTFDEGMRQQIFADLRNVAEHTAAAHGAKAVTEIYEADGNPATVNNPALTAKMLPSLQAVVGKDNVYEPPLQMGAEDFSLYAKEVPGMFFFVGSTSVGIDPATAPANHSPKFLLDEKALDVGFRALLQVSLDYLHGAGTPAG; from the coding sequence ATGCGCCGTTCGCTGCTGCTGTCCGCCCTGCTGCTGGCCCTGCCGGCCCTTGCCCACGCCCAGGACGGGCAGCGCCCGGAGGTGACCGCCGCCGCGCAGCGGCTGCAGGCCAAGGTGGTCGAATGGCGCCGCGACTTCCATCAGCATCCGGAGTTGTCCAACCGCGAGGCGCGCACCTCGGCCGAGGTCGCCAAGCGCCTGCGCGCGATGGGCCTGAAGCCGAAGACCGGCATCGCCCATCACGGCGTGGTGGCGATCATCGAGGGCGGCAAGCCCGGCCCGAAGATCGCGTTGCGTGCCGACATGGACGCGTTGCCGGTGACCGAGCAGACCGGCCTGCCGTTCGCCTCCAAGGCCACTGACCAGTACCGCGGACAGACCGTGGGCGTGATGCATGCCTGCGGCCATGACGCGCATACCGCCACCCTGCTCGGCGTGGCCGAAGCACTGGTCGCGATGAAGAAGGACCTGCCGGGTCAGGTGATGCTGATCTTCCAGCCGGCCGAGGAGGGCGCACCGCCGCCGGAAGAGGGTGGTGCCGCGTTGATGCTCAAGGAAGGCCTGTTCGCTGATTTCAAGCCGGAAGCGGTATTCGGCCTGCACGTGTTCTCCAGCGTGCAGGTAGGGCAGATCGCCGTGCGCGGCGGCCCGTTGATGGCCGCCTCGGACCGGTTCGGAATCAAGGTGATCGGGCGCCAGACGCACGGTTCGGCGCCGTGGAACGGTGTTGATCCGATCGTCGCCACCGCCGACCTGGTGGGAACGGCGCAGACCATCGTCAGCCGCCGCGCCAACCTGTCCAAGCAGCCGGCGGTGCTGACCTTCGGCGCGATCAACGGTGGCATCCGCTACAACATCATTCCCGATGAAGTGGAGATGGTCGGCACCATCCGCACCTTCGACGAAGGCATGCGCCAGCAGATCTTCGCCGACCTGCGCAACGTGGCCGAGCACACCGCTGCCGCGCACGGCGCGAAGGCGGTGACCGAGATCTACGAGGCCGATGGCAACCCGGCCACGGTGAACAACCCGGCACTGACCGCGAAGATGCTGCCGAGCCTGCAGGCCGTGGTGGGCAAGGACAACGTGTATGAGCCGCCGCTGCAGATGGGCGCGGAGGATTTCTCGCTGTACGCGAAGGAAGTGCCGGGCATGTTCTTCTTCGTGGGTTCGACCAGCGTGGGCATCGACCCCGCAACGGCGCCGGCCAACCATTCGCCGAAGTTCCTGCTGGATGAGAAGGCGTTGGATGTCGGGTTCCGCGCGCTGCTGCAGGTGAGCCTGGATTACCTGCACGGTGCCGGCACTCCTGCTGGCTGA